One Hordeum vulgare subsp. vulgare chromosome 4H, MorexV3_pseudomolecules_assembly, whole genome shotgun sequence DNA window includes the following coding sequences:
- the LOC123448934 gene encoding protein disulfide isomerase-like 5-1 yields MDPALRRRSRLPIHLLLVAVTLLAALAARSGAEVITLTEETFSDKIKEKDTVWFVQFCVPWCKHCKSLGTLWEDLGKVIEGTDEIEIGKVDCGASKPVCSKVDIHSYPTFKVFYDGEEVAKYKGPRDVESLKNFVLNEAEKAGEATLEDEL; encoded by the exons ATGGATCCGGCTCTTCGGCGCCGCTCCCGCCTCCCTATCCACCTCCTGCTGGTGGCCGTCACGTTACTGGCGGCCCTCGCCGCGCGATCCGGCGCCGAGGTCATCACCCTCACCGAAGAGACCTTCTCCGACAAG ATAAAGGAGAAGGACACGGTGTGGTTTGTGCAATTCTGCGTCCCTTGGTGTAAGCACTG CAAGAGCCTAGGAACTCTTTGGGAGGACCTCGGAAAGGTCATCGAAGGTACAGATGAAATTGAAATCGGAAAAGTTGATTGCGGTGCAAGCAAACCAGTCTGCTCAAAGGTGGACATTCATTCATACCCAACATTCAAGGTATTCTATGATGGCGAAGAAGTTGCAAAATATAAAG GGCCTAGGGATGTGGAATCTCTCAAGAATTTTGTGTTGAACGAAGCTGAGAAAGCAGGAGAGGCGACACTTGAAGATGAGCTATAG
- the LOC123448935 gene encoding elongation factor 1-alpha produces MGKEKTHINIVVIGHVDSGKSTTTGHLIYKLGGIDKRVIERFEKEAAEMNKRSFKYAWVLDKLKAERERGITIDIALWKFETTKYYCTVIDAPGHRDFIKNMITGTSQADCAVLIIDSTTGGFEAGISKDGQTREHALLAFTLGVKQMICCCNKMDATTPKYSKARYEEIVKEVSSYLKKVGYNPDKVPFVPISGFEGDNMIERSTNLDWYKGPTLLEALDQINEPKRPSDKPLRLPLQDVYKIGGIGTVPVGRVETGVIKPGMVVTFGPTGLTTEVKSVEMHHESLLEALPGDNVGFNVKNVAVKDLKRGFVASNSKDDPAKEAANFTSQVIIMNHPGQIGNGYAPVLDCHTSHIAVKFAELVTKIDRRSGKELEALPKFLKNGDAGIVKMIPTKPMVVETFATYPPLGRFAVRDMRQTVAVGVIKGVEKKDPTGAKVTKAAIKKK; encoded by the exons ATGGGTAAGGAGAAGACTCACATCAACATCGTGGTCATTGGCCACGTCGACTCTGGCAAGTCGACGACCACTGGCCACTTGATCTACAAGCTTGGTGGCATTGACAAGCGTGTGATCGAGAGGTTCGAGAAGGAAGCCGCTGAGATGAACAAGAGGTCATTCAAGTACGCGTGGGTGCTTGACAAGCTCAAGGCCGAGCGTGAGAGAGGTATCACCATCGATATTGCCCTCTGGAAGTTCGAGACCACCAAGTACTACTGCACCGTCATTGATGCCCCTGGTCACCGTGACTTCATCAAGAACATGATCACGGGTACCTCCCAGGCTGACTGTGCTGTTCTCATCATTGACTCCACCACTGGTGGTTTTGAGGCTGGTATCTCCAAGGATGGCCAGACACGTGAGCACGCTCTCCTTGCTTTCACTCTTGGAGTGAAGCAGATGATCTGCTGCTGCAACAAG ATGGACGCCACCACTCCCAAGTACTCGAAGGCACGTTATGAAGAAATTGTTAAGGAGGTCTCTTCCTACCTGAAGAAGGTCGGCTACAACCCTGACAAGGTTCCCTTCGTCCCCATCTCTGGGTTTGAGGGTGACAACATGATTGAGAGGTCCACCAACCTTGACTGGTACAAGGGCCCAACCCTGCTTGAGGCGCTTGACCAGATCAACGAGCCCAAGAGGCCCTCAGACAAGCCCCTCCGTCTTCCCCTCCAGGACGTTTACAAGATTGGTGGCATTGGAACTGTGCCTGTTGGCCGTGTTGAGACTGGTGTCATCAAGCCTGGTATGGTTGTGACCTTTGGTCCCACTGGTCTGACAACTGAGGTCAAGTCCGTTGAGATGCACCATGAGTCTCTCCTGGAGGCGCTTCCCGGTGACAACGTCGGCTTCAACGTCAAGAACGTTGCTGTGAAGGATCTGAAGCGTGGGTTTGTTGCATCCAACTCCAAGGATGACCCTGCCAAGGAGGCAGCCAACTTCACCTCCCAGGTCATCATCATGAACCACCCTGGTCAGATTGGCAACGGCTACGCTCCAGTGCTGGACTGCCACACCTCACACATTGCTGTCAAGTTTGCTGAGCTGGTGACCAAGATCGACAGGCGATCAGGTAAGGAGCTGGAGGCCCTGCCCAAGTTCCTCAAGAATGGTGATGCTGGTATAGTGAAGATGATTCCCACCAAGCCCATGGTTGTGGAGACCTTTGCCACTTACCCTCCTCTTGGTCGTTTTGCTGTCCGTGACATGAGGCAAACTGTGGCTGTTGGTGTCATCAAGGGCGTGGAGAAGAAGGACCCCACCGGAGCCAAGGTGACCAAGGCTGCCATCAAGAAGAAATAG